The genomic interval TACATTTATTTTTTTAGGTTTTATGTTTTTGCTATTTTTGCTGCCATTGCTCCGGCTGTGAAACCTGCGTCTATGTTTACAACGGTTAGTAGGGAACATGATTGAAGCATTGATAGTAATGCGGCTTCTCCGTTTCCACCTGCACCGTATCCTGTTGATACGGGTAGGCCGATTACGGGGATGTCTGTCATTCCTGCTACTACTGGAGGTAGTGACCCGTCTCTTCCTGCTGCAACCACTAGTACTTGGATGTTTTCTTCATTGTATTTTTTTAGAACTGGGAGTATTCTGTGTATCCCTGCTACTCCTACGTCATATGCGTTATATACCTTGCATCCAAGTAGTTCAGCTGTTACTTTTGCTTCTTCTGCTATGGGGAGATCGGCTGTTCCAGCACAGATTACGCCAACTTTACCTTCTTCTTTTTGTTTTGTTTTTTCTGTTTTAAGTACAGCTATATTGGCTTTTTCATGCCACTCCATTTCTAGTTGACCTTTATTTTTTTGGAGTTGTTGTTTTTGTTCTTTGTTTACCCTAGTTCCTATGCTTCTACCCTTTCTCTTGGCCATTTTTTTCATTATCTTTACAAATGTTTCTGTTTTTTTTCCCTCTCCTAAAATTGCTTCTGGTAATCCTATCCGATCTTCTCTCATTGTATCTATTCTTGCCTCATCCTCTAGTTCTTCAAGCTGTAAAAGGGCAATTCTCTCTTTAGCTTGTTTTTTAGATATCTTGTCATTCTTAAATTGATTCAAAACTTCATCTATTTCCATAAATACCACTACGTAGTTCTTAAAAAATGTTTATTTAGGTTTAAAATGCCTAGGTTTAGTTTAAGTTAGGTTATTTAGTTTAGGTTTTTGTTTTGTTGGTTGTTGGGTTTGTTTATTGGTTTATTGTTTTTTGTATTTCTTTGTGGATTGTTTTGTTTGTTGCTATTGTTTTTATTTGTTTTTTTACGTGTTTTGTTGGGAATTTTTGGGGTATTGGTTGGAATTTTCCTCCTGCTCCTTTGATTATTATTGAGGCTGCTGCGATGTCTGTTGATCCGGCTCCTCGGGTGTCTATGAATGCGTCTAGTTTTCCTGAGGCTACGTAGCACATTTCTAGTGATATGCAGCCTAGTGTTCTTATTCTGTGTACTTTTTCGTTGAGTCGTTCTTTTTGTTGGCGTTGTTTTTTGTTGTATCCATAGTAGCTTATTGAGGCGTTTTTTAGGTTTTGGGTGTTTGATACTGTTATTTTTTGGTTGTTGTGTTTGCTGGTTTTTCCGTCTGATTTGTAGGTGTCTCCGTTGTTGAGGTTTTTGATGTATCCGTATTTTATTTGTTTGAGTTTTTTGTCGGCTATTGCTATGGAGGTTGAGTATAGGGGTATGTTGTTTGTGGCGTTGTAGGTTCCGTCTATTGGGTCTAGTATTATTGTGTGTTGTGGTTTTCCGAATCTGTGTAGTCCGGTTTCTTCTGTTATTAGTTGGATGTTTTTGTTTGATAGGTAGTTTATTGCGGTTTTTTCTGCTATCAAGTCGATTTTTTTGGTTGGTTTTCCGTCTGCGCCGATTTTTATTGTTTTTGATGCTTTTTTTGTTCCGATTAGGTGTTTTGTGTTTTTTTCGATTTGGTTGGCTAGTTTTTTGCATAGTGTTTGGTGTTTCATTGGTGATCTTTTTTGTTTTTTGTTTTTTTAGCGCCAGAATACTGCTACTGCTACTGCTGCTCCGGTTTTTGTGGGGATGATTTGTTCGGATTCTATGTGGATTTTTTTGATTGTTTTGTTTCTATCTTCGGCCATTTGGTTGAGCATTTTTTTGGTTTTGTTTACTGTGGTTTTTTCTATTGTTGGGGCGCTGTGTTCGCATATTAGTCCTATTCCTTTTTCGCATTCTGCTATGGCTATTGCTGCGCTTATTACTTGGTTTTTGTTTGTGGTTTGTTTTGATATGACGCTTGGTGTGAAGGAGCCTGGTGGTATCTGTGGTTTGTTTTTTATTTTGCAGTTTTCTGGGAGTATTGAGCTTACTTTGATTAGGTTCAGGTCTCCGACTCCTGCGTTTTTTAGGGCTCTGTCGTAGGCGTTTAGTTGGTGTTCGCTTTCTCCTGTGCCGGAGGTTATTGATATTTTGTTTGGTTTGAATTTCATTTCTATTTTTTTTGGTTTTTGTTTTTATTTGATTGTTTTTTCGAGGGGTGGTATTACTTGTTTTTTTCTTGATAGAACTCCTTTTAGGAGTGTTGAGTTGTTTTGGATTTTTGTTTGGAATGCTTTTTCGAATTGTTCGGTTTCTCCTGTTATTAGTGCTTCTGTGTCTTTTTTTAGGAGGTCTGTTATTAGTAGTATGAGTGTGTTGTAGTTTTTTTCGTTGGTTATTTTTTTCATTTCTTTTATTAGTTGGGGTTTTTGTTCTAGTACTTCTTTTGGGACTACTGTTTCTACTTGGCCGACTCCTATGAGTTTTTTGTTGAATTCGTATTCTTTGAAGTCTCCTAGTATTATTTCTCTTGGTGGTTTTTCTCCGAGTTTGCTTTTTTCTTTTAACATTTCTTTTCCGTATTTTTCGATATCTATGTTGGTTATTTTGGATAGTTTTTTAGCTATTTTTTCGTCTTTTTTTGTGTTTGTGGGGGATCTATGGACTACTGTGTCGCTTAATATTGCGCTTAATAGTATTCCTGCTGTTTTTTTGGGTATTTCTTTGTTTTTATTTAGGTAGATGTCAGCTATGATTGTGGCGGTTGATCCTACGGGTTCGCAGTGGAAGAATATTGGTTTGCTTGTTACTAGTCCTCCTATTCTGTGGTGGTCTATGACTTCGTTTATTTTTGCTTTTTTTATTCCGTTTGCTGCTTGGCTGTATTCGTTGTGGTCGACTAATATTATGTTTTTGTTTGATATGTCTGTGATTTTTTCTGGGGTTGGTGTGTTGAATTTGTTGAGTACGTATTCGGTTTCTGGGTTTATTGGTCCGCATCTAATTGGTTTTGCTTCTGTTCCTTCTTTGTTTTTGAGTTCTGCGTAGGCTATTGCTGAGCATATTGAGTCTGTATCCGGTTTTTTATGTCCTATTATGTATTTCATTATGTCACCTTTCTGTGGGTTTTTAGGTTGAATAGTTATTTTTTGTTTTGGTTTGGTTTTTTTGGTTGTTTTGTGTGTTTTTACATTAGTTTTTCTTTTATTTTTGAGTAGAAGTCTTGTCCTTCTACTTTGACGAATAGGGCTGGGTTTTCTGCTTCTTTGAATGTTATTATATCTCCTTCTTCCACTTTTTTTGTTTTTTGTCCGTCTACTATGACTTTTGCGTGTTTTCCTTTTCTTATTAGTTCTATTTCTATGTTTGATTTTGATGGTATGACTATCGATCTTGCTGATAGTTTGTATGGGGCTATTGGTACTAATAAGAATGCTTCGACTTTGGGGTCGACTATTGGTCCTCCAGCGCTCATTGAGTAGGCTGTTGAGCCTGTTGGGGTTGCTATTATTATTCCGTCTGCGCCGAATTTCTCTACTTCTTTGCCGTCGACTAGGACTCTGAGTTTAAGCATTTTGGCTGGTTCCGATGTTAGGATTACTACTTCGTTTGTTGCTGGTGGAAGTTTTTCGCCCTGATTTATGTTTACTTCCAGTCTTGTTCTTTTATCGACTTTGAATTCTTTTATGATTTTTTTTAGTTCTTTTTTGTAGTTATCCATTTCTATGTCGGTCAGGAAACCGACTTCTCCTTTGTTTATTCCGACTACAGGGATTTGTTGAGGTAGTTCATGGAATGTTCTGAGTATTGTGCCGTCGCCTCCAACGGTGATTACGAGGTCGCAGTCTGTCATTTGTTTTATTGGTGTTCCTTTTACTCCGATTTTTTCTGCTGTTTCTTTGTTTATGGTTGTTTCAATATTTTCGTTTTCTAGAAATTTTATGAGTTTTTTGGTTTCTTGTATTATTTCTTGAGAGTCGTATCTTGCGATTATACCTATTTTGTTAACGGTTAATTTTGACAACTAAACACCTCGATCCTTAAAAAGGATTTGTCTGTATTTTTGTTTCTATTTAAGTTTCATGTCTTTATAACAAAATATTTATGTCATTTCTTGAATGGATTGTTTTTCTATGTTTTTTTATATGGATAATGGTTGAAGGGTATTACTGTATGGGTGTGGTTTTTGTTTTGTTTGTTTTTGGTTTAGGTTGTTTTAAGGAGAATAGTAATTATGTTTGAAATTGTTATTTAGATGTAGGTTGTGTGTTAGTTTGAATAATCTTGAAAGACAGTATTTTGTTTTTGATACTACGGCGTTGACCGATGTAGAGATGCGGAAGCGGGAGGGTTATGACTCTTTGTGCGAGGGTATTGATGGTGTTCTTGAACTTGTTTCCAAGGCTCGTTTGGAGTTGAATATTAGTTGTTATGTGCCGTATCCGACTGTTTATAGGGAGATGAGGGATTTTATTAATAGGCATGAATGTGATGAAGAGGTTAAGGTTAAGCTTGATACTTGGCTTGTTAAGAAGACTCCTAATCGTTATGAGGTTGAGATTCCGGCTAGTATCTTTTATGAGTATGTGGATTTTATGAGAAGTCGTATTAATAAGGGGATGAATGTTGCTGAGGATGCAATCTGGGATATTTCCGTTAACTGTCTTAATACAGATATTGGGGATATGGATGCTGAGGAGGTTGAAAAGGATATCAAGCGTGAGATGATTGGGCAGACAATAAGTGATTTTAGGGATAAGTATAGGAGTGCTTTGAGGTATGGGATACTTGATAGTGCCCCGGATATAGATGTTTTATTGCTTGCTAAAGAGCTGGATGCAGCTGTTGTTGGTGCTGATGATGGTATTGAGAAGTGGGCTGAACGTCTGGGGCTCCGTTTCGTTAAGGCAAGTTCTTTTCCACGGATGATTCAGGAGTATCTGCGTAGGAAAGATGAGATTCGTTCTAGAGGGCAGGCCGATGATTTCGAGATTTAATTAAGTTGTATGTTTTGTTTATATTGGAGGTTTTATAATTAAAATTCAGAAACCTAAAGGAACCCGTGATTTAGACCCAGAGTCAATGGATGTTAGGCGTAATGTTGAAGAGGCTATGAGAACTCACTGTGAGTTTTGGGGTTTTGAAGAGGTTGAAACGCCTACTTTTGAGCATCTAGAGCTTTTTACATTGAAGTCGGGTGAGGAGATTGTTGATGAGATATATGCGTTTAAAGATAAATCTGAACGTGAATTGGCTTTAAGGCCTGAGATTACTGCTTCGGTTATGCGTTTTTTTGGTGAGGAGTTGAGAGCTAGGTCTAAACCTTTGAAGTTGTATTATTTCAGTAATTGTTTTAGGTATGAACAGCCTCAGAAAGGTAGGTATCGAGAGTTTTGGCAGTTTGGAACTGAGACGATTGGTGGAGATTCGGTTAAAACTAGTGCAGAAACTATTGCACTTGCATGCAGTATTTTAAGTTCTTTGGGCCTTGAATTTGATGTTCATATCGGGCATTTAGGTGTTGTTAGAGGTGTATTGGAGTCCGAGGGTGTTGTTGGTGGTGACCAGGATAGGTTGATGTCTTTGATTGATAAAGGAGATGTTGATGAGATTTCCGGTTTTCTGGATGGTTTGTCTGTTTCATCTGAATGTAAGGAATTGGTTTTCGAGTTGATTGGTTTGGTTGGTGATGGTCGTGAGGTTGTTTCTCAAGCTTCTGGGGTTCTAGAGAGTTATGGTTTCGATGAGGTAGGTGGGGCTGGTCTTGTGGAGTTGGAGAGCACTCTTGGTTATTTAGAGAGTTATGGTAATTTTGATTATACAGTCGATCTTGGTATAGCTCGTGGTCTTGAGTATTATACCGGAACTGTTTTTGAGATTTATATTCCTGGGCTTGGTGCTCAGAATCAGGTTTGTGGTGGGGGGGAATATAGTATTCCTCAGTTGATGGGTAGCGATCAGTTTTCCACTGGTTTTGCATTCGGTTTTGATAGGGTTGTTGAGGCGATTGAACATCAGGGTATTGATCTTGATTTGAAGCCTGGTTTAATGGCTTATGTTGTCCCTGTTTCTGATGAGTTTAGGGATGAGGCAGTTGGTGTTTTAGGTAGGATGCGTGATAGTTTTCCTGCTGATATCGATATGACTGGACGTGGTATTGGGGATCAGCTTTCTTATGTTGATTCGGTTGGAGCTCGTTTTGCCGTTATTATTGGTGAGCGTGAGGTTGAGAATGGTACTTTAAGTCTTAAGGATATGGAGTCTGGTGAGCAGGTTGAGTTGGATGTGGATGAAGCAATTGATAAAATTAGGAGGGAGTATGAAGTCCTTTTAAATTGATTTAGTTTTTTGTTGGGTTGTTTGGTTTTTGTAGTTGAGTTTTATCTTTGGTTGGGGGTGGCAGCCTCCTTTCCTAGATATTAGGCTATATCTTCTCCGTGGAAGAAGGGATTTATATCTCTGAGTCAAGATAAGGCCTTTTTTATTCTATTTTTTTGGTAGGATACGATTTCGATAACTGACCAAAATATATATGTTTGTATATGTGTATATTGTATCGTGTGTGAGAGTGGTTACCTACTCTCCCAAGATAACAGTTATATTTGATGTTTGAAGTTGGGTCTACACGGGTGTGGTGTTTTGTTGGGTTTGGACCTCGAATTCTGTCATATTGTATGTGTTGTTATGCCGGAACTCTGTAGCGATGACCTGTTCTCTACCTCTGTAGGTCAGAACAAGTGTGGGATTTTAGGTAAGGCTTGAAGCTTTGTCTTTAATGTCGGGTAGGATGTAACGGTGGATACGTATAATTTATATTGGTATCTCGATTATTTCATTATTTTTGTATAATCTTAGTATTGAATGGGAGTTGTATTATGTCGAAACGTGAGAAGGTTAATAAGCTGCTTAGTAAGATTCGTTATATGTATTATCAGACTGAGCTTGATGGTTCAGAGGTTAATTTTATTGATTTTATTGAAGGTTTGAAGAGTGGTGGTAGTTTCAGGGGGATTGTTCATACTGAGCGTGAGCTGGATATCAGTCGTGGAAAGGTTATGAAGGAGGATGGTTATCTTCTTATTGATGATGGTGAGACTAAGTTGGCTATTTTGATCAATAGTAATGTTTATCGTGGTGAGAGTGCTTTGGAGAGGATTGAGGATCCTGATAGGATTCGATATACTCGTATTTCTGATAAAAAAGCTGAAGAGATCCTTGAAAAGGGGAGGGCTGCTGGAGTTACGCTTTGATTTTTTTTATTTTAGTTATCTTATTTAATTTGATTTTGTTTTGCTTTGCTTTGTTAAATTTAATTTAATTTAATTTGATTTAATTTGATTTAATTTAACTTAGTTCAATCTGG from Methanonatronarchaeum thermophilum carries:
- the larB gene encoding nickel pincer cofactor biosynthesis protein LarB: MEIDEVLNQFKNDKISKKQAKERIALLQLEELEDEARIDTMREDRIGLPEAILGEGKKTETFVKIMKKMAKRKGRSIGTRVNKEQKQQLQKNKGQLEMEWHEKANIAVLKTEKTKQKEEGKVGVICAGTADLPIAEEAKVTAELLGCKVYNAYDVGVAGIHRILPVLKKYNEENIQVLVVAAGRDGSLPPVVAGMTDIPVIGLPVSTGYGAGGNGEAALLSMLQSCSLLTVVNIDAGFTAGAMAAKIAKT
- a CDS encoding inositol monophosphatase family protein, whose amino-acid sequence is MKHQTLCKKLANQIEKNTKHLIGTKKASKTIKIGADGKPTKKIDLIAEKTAINYLSNKNIQLITEETGLHRFGKPQHTIILDPIDGTYNATNNIPLYSTSIAIADKKLKQIKYGYIKNLNNGDTYKSDGKTSKHNNQKITVSNTQNLKNASISYYGYNKKQRQQKERLNEKVHRIRTLGCISLEMCYVASGKLDAFIDTRGAGSTDIAAASIIIKGAGGKFQPIPQKFPTKHVKKQIKTIATNKTIHKEIQKTINQ
- a CDS encoding pyruvoyl-dependent arginine decarboxylase; protein product: MKFKPNKISITSGTGESEHQLNAYDRALKNAGVGDLNLIKVSSILPENCKIKNKPQIPPGSFTPSVISKQTTNKNQVISAAIAIAECEKGIGLICEHSAPTIEKTTVNKTKKMLNQMAEDRNKTIKKIHIESEQIIPTKTGAAVAVAVFWR
- a CDS encoding manganese-dependent inorganic pyrophosphatase, which translates into the protein MKYIIGHKKPDTDSICSAIAYAELKNKEGTEAKPIRCGPINPETEYVLNKFNTPTPEKITDISNKNIILVDHNEYSQAANGIKKAKINEVIDHHRIGGLVTSKPIFFHCEPVGSTATIIADIYLNKNKEIPKKTAGILLSAILSDTVVHRSPTNTKKDEKIAKKLSKITNIDIEKYGKEMLKEKSKLGEKPPREIILGDFKEYEFNKKLIGVGQVETVVPKEVLEQKPQLIKEMKKITNEKNYNTLILLITDLLKKDTEALITGETEQFEKAFQTKIQNNSTLLKGVLSRKKQVIPPLEKTIK
- a CDS encoding NAD(+)/NADH kinase; the encoded protein is MSKLTVNKIGIIARYDSQEIIQETKKLIKFLENENIETTINKETAEKIGVKGTPIKQMTDCDLVITVGGDGTILRTFHELPQQIPVVGINKGEVGFLTDIEMDNYKKELKKIIKEFKVDKRTRLEVNINQGEKLPPATNEVVILTSEPAKMLKLRVLVDGKEVEKFGADGIIIATPTGSTAYSMSAGGPIVDPKVEAFLLVPIAPYKLSARSIVIPSKSNIEIELIRKGKHAKVIVDGQKTKKVEEGDIITFKEAENPALFVKVEGQDFYSKIKEKLM
- a CDS encoding RNA ligase partner protein, translating into MLFRCRLCVSLNNLERQYFVFDTTALTDVEMRKREGYDSLCEGIDGVLELVSKARLELNISCYVPYPTVYREMRDFINRHECDEEVKVKLDTWLVKKTPNRYEVEIPASIFYEYVDFMRSRINKGMNVAEDAIWDISVNCLNTDIGDMDAEEVEKDIKREMIGQTISDFRDKYRSALRYGILDSAPDIDVLLLAKELDAAVVGADDGIEKWAERLGLRFVKASSFPRMIQEYLRRKDEIRSRGQADDFEI
- the hisS gene encoding histidine--tRNA ligase, which produces MQKPKGTRDLDPESMDVRRNVEEAMRTHCEFWGFEEVETPTFEHLELFTLKSGEEIVDEIYAFKDKSERELALRPEITASVMRFFGEELRARSKPLKLYYFSNCFRYEQPQKGRYREFWQFGTETIGGDSVKTSAETIALACSILSSLGLEFDVHIGHLGVVRGVLESEGVVGGDQDRLMSLIDKGDVDEISGFLDGLSVSSECKELVFELIGLVGDGREVVSQASGVLESYGFDEVGGAGLVELESTLGYLESYGNFDYTVDLGIARGLEYYTGTVFEIYIPGLGAQNQVCGGGEYSIPQLMGSDQFSTGFAFGFDRVVEAIEHQGIDLDLKPGLMAYVVPVSDEFRDEAVGVLGRMRDSFPADIDMTGRGIGDQLSYVDSVGARFAVIIGEREVENGTLSLKDMESGEQVELDVDEAIDKIRREYEVLLN